The Cucurbita pepo subsp. pepo cultivar mu-cu-16 chromosome LG08, ASM280686v2, whole genome shotgun sequence genome contains a region encoding:
- the LOC111799641 gene encoding protein transport protein SEC16B homolog, with amino-acid sequence MASNPPPFQVEDQTDEDFFDKLVEDDFVAPDDSGSKFLDGSDSDDAKAFANLSMNDADNTFKDSGGVGDREHEAVLEKGSVEADPGAVGAHAEEKASLVSSNSVGCVSVMESGNDGIASESTSDSLVSKSDESAGPAIKEVGWSSFYADSSQNWGHGFGSYSDFFNDLGINEAGNPGGSLENNLNGAATIKSSADENYANNSVNYVQYQTDQQVYEGSTDQVSAGQDLSSSQQWENLYPGWKFDSVSGQWYQVEDSAAAANVQGTFDANLNGEWADVSGTKTEAAYLQTAQSVAGTVTETSTTDDVSNFNQVSQGTTGYPEHMYFDPQYPGWYYDTIAQAWCSLESYNSSIKSTNEAHVQDNDNGYVSPNSYNYSNSSIYGVHGQPNTYGSSGVDNQGHDDKLTGSYHKENQQSSTTWQAESVSSQAGPNFGGNQVLDRSTSPDFSVKKEQQKSISSFGTVPSYFQPSQGRNEVNGPTSLNSFPSTMDYGHQFHQENSKEHEHMPLSSDYYSNQTHLTNLKQSFHGGHQSSFASNIGRSSAGRPPHALVTFGFGGKLVVVKDSSSFGNSTYGSQDPVGGTISVLNLMEVVMGNANANAFGNDVGANNYFSALCQQSFPGPLVGGSVGSKELQKWIDERIANCETSGMDYRKGEALRLLLNLLKIGYQHYGKLRSPFGTDTVLRESDNPESAVATLFASAKMNNVQFNNYHSLSRHCLQTLPSEGQMRATASEVQSYLVSGRKKEALQCAQEGQLWGPALVLASQLGDQFYIDTVKQMALKQLVAGSPLRTLCLLIAGQPAEVFSTDTTSSINPLGGSMAQNSSQFSANSMLDDWEENLAVITANRTKDDELVIIHLGDSLWKERSEITAAHICYLVAEANFESYSDSARLCLIGADHWKFPRTYASPEAIQRTELYEYSKVLGNSQFILLPFQPYKLIYAYMLAEVGKVSDSLKYCQAVLKSLKTGRAPEVETWKQLLFSLDERIRAHQQGGYTANLAPGKLVGKLLNFFDSTAHRVVGGLPPPAPSNSHGNVHGNEHYHEPVVPRVSTSQSTMAMSSLIPSASMEPISEWTTDSSKMTVSNRSVSEPDFGRTPRQQNHSSSSKESISADGQGKTSDSRASRFARFGFGSQLLQKTVGLVLGPRADRQAKLGEKNKFYYDEKLKRWVEEGVESPAEEAALPPPPTTTTFQNGGTDYNLRSVLKKEAPSSDGNVEFPTPNPTPVENSSGIPPIPPSSNQFSARGRMGVRSRYVDTFNQGNGSSANLFQSPPVPSIKPKVAANAKFFVPSPAMSTEPTEDTIQEPSQEDTTTSEHPSTSTTNDSFSTPSSTTMPMQRFPSMGNMSNNGANRSGNGPLVANSRRTASWSGANFSDALSPPRKPTGLKPLGEALGIPPSSFMPSEPPPSVHTLMNGGGGGMGDDLHEVEL; translated from the exons ATGGCTTCCAATCCTCCTCCATTTCAGGTGGAGGATCAGACGGATGAAGATTTCTTTGATAAATTGGTGGAAGATGATTTTGTGGCGCCCGATGATTCAGGATCCAAGTTCCTCGATGGAAGTGATTCTGATGATGCCAAGGCGTTTGCCAACCTGAGTATGAATGATGCGGACAATACATTCAAGGATTCTGGTGGTGTTGGTGACCGTGAGCATGAAGCTGTGCTGGAGAAGGGTTCCGTGGAGGCTGATCCAGGAGCGGTGGGAGCACATGCAGAGGAGAAGGCTTCATTGGTTTCTTCTAATTCTGTCGGGTGCGTTAGTGTGATGGAATCGGGAAATGATGGTATTGCATCGGAATCGACTTCAGATTCGTTGGTGAGCAAGAGCGATGAATCTGCTGGTCCGGCAATAAAGGAGGTTGGATGGAGTTCGTTTTACGCTGATTCATCGCAGAATTGGGGGCATGGGTTTGGATCGTATTCGGATTTTTTCAATGATTTGGGTATTAATGAAGCAGGGAATCCCGGTGGGTCCTTGGAGAATAATTTGAATG GTGCAGCAACAATTAAATCTAGTGCAGACGAGAACTATGCAAATAACTCTGTTAATTATGTGCAGTATCAAACCGATCAGCAAGTTTATGAAGGATCCACAGATCAAGTTTCGGCTGGGCAGGATTTAAGTAGCAGTCAGCAGTGGGAAAATCTCTATCCAGGGTGGAAGTTTGATTCAGTTTCTGGGCAATGGTATCAGGTTGAGGACTCTGCTGCAGCCGCAAATGTCCAAGGTACCTTTGATGCCAATTTGAACGGGGAATGGGCTGACGTTTCCGGCACGAAAACTGAGGCTGCTTATTTACAAACTGCTCAGTCTGTTGCAGGGACTGTAACTGAGACTAGCACGACAGATGATGTTTCTAACTTTAATCAGGTATCACAAGGGACTACTGGGTACCCTGAACATATGTATTTTGATCCTCAATACCCTGGTTGGTATTATGACACAATTGCTCAAGCATGGTGCTCCTTGGAATCCTACAATTCATCAATTAAATCAACTAATGAAGCTCATGTTCAGGATAATGACAACGGGTATGTATCACCGAACAGCTATAATTATAGCAACAGTAGTATTTATGGCGTTCATGGGCAACCTAACACATATGGATCTAGTGGTGTTGATAATCAAGGCCACGATGATAAATTGACAGGCTCTTATCATAAGGAAAATCAACAGAGTTCGACTACTTGGCAAGCTGAAAGTGTTTCATCTCAGGCTGGCCCAAATTTTGGTGGAAATCAGGTACTGGATAGGTCTACAAGTCCTGATTTTTCTGTAAAAAAAGAGCAGCAGAAGTCTATTAGTTCTTTTGGAACAGTTCCATCATACTTCCAACCAAGTCAAGGTCGTAATGAGGTCAATGGACCTACCAGCTTAAATAGCTTTCCCTCAACTATGGATTATGGCCATCAGTTTCATCAGGAGAATTCAAAGGAGCATGAACATATGCCTCTATCGAGTGACTACTATAGCAATCAGACACATCTGACTAATCTTAAACAATCTTTTCACGGAGGTCATCAGTCTTCTTTTGCTTCAAATATTGGAAGATCTTCTGCTGGACGTCCACCACATGCATTGGTAACATTCGGATTTGGAGGTAAACTTGTAGTGGTGAAAGACAGCAGCTCATTTGGAAACTCAACTTATGGAAGTCAG GATCCTGTTGGAGGGACAATTTCTGTCTTGAACTTGATGGAAGTTGTCATGGGTAACGCTAATGCCAATGCTTTTGGCAATGATGTTGGTGCAAATAATTACTTTAGTGCTCTTTGCCAACAGTCCTTTCCTGGTCCATTGGTTGGTGGAAGTGTGGGGAGTAAAGAGTTACAGAAATGGATTGATGAAAGGATTGCAAATTGTGAAACATCAGGAATGGATTACAGAAAAGGCGAAGCATTGAGGCTCCTCCTTAATTTGCTTAAGATAGGATATCAGCATTATGGGAAACTTCGATCGCCATTTGGCACAGACACTGTGTTACGG GAAAGTGATAATCCAGAATCAGCAGTTGCCACTCTTTTTGCTTCTGCTAAGATGAATAACGTACAATTCAATAACTATCATTCTCTTAGCCGCCACTGCTTGCAGACATTGCCTTCTGAAGGACAAATGCGG GCAACTGCTTCTGAGGTTCAGAGTTATCTTGTATCCGgtagaaagaaagaggctttacAATGTGCACAAGAAGGTCAGTTATGGGGACCTGCCCTTGTTCTTGCTTCACAACTTGGTGACcag TTTTACATTGATACTGTGAAGCAAATGGCTCTCAAGCAGTTGGTAGCTGGATCACCTTTGCGGACTCTATGCCTGCTTATTGCTGGACAACCTGCTGAAGTTTTTTCTACAGATACAACGTCTAGCATCAATCCTCTGGGTGGTAGCATGGCTCAAAATTCTTCACAG TTTTCTGCAAATAGTATGCTGGatgattgggaagaaaatttaGCAGTGATAACTGCCAACAGGACAAAAGATGATGAACTTGTAATTATTCATCTTGGAGACTCCTTATGGAAGGAAAGGAGTGAG ATAACTGCTGCTCACATTTGCTATTTAGTTGCGGAGGCAAACTTTGAGTCATATTCGGACAGTGCTAGACTCTGTCTTATTGGAGCTGATCACTGGAAATTTCCTCGAACCTATGCTAGCCCAGAGGCTATTCAG AGAACTGAATTATACGAGTACTCCAAAGTTCTTGGAAATTCCCAGTTTATCCTTCTACCATTTCAGCCATATAAGCTCATATATGCTTACATGTTAGCGGAAGTGGGGAAAGTTTCAGACTCATTGAA GTACTGCCAAGCAGTTTTGAAGTCACTTAAAACTGGCCGTGCACCTGAAGTTGAAACGTGGAAGCAGCTGCTGTTTTCTCTTGATGAGAGGATTAGAGCACATCAACAG GGTGGATATACAGCTAATTTAGCCCCTGGAAAATTAGTAGGAAAATTGCTCAACTTTTTTGACAGTACTGCACATCGTGTTGTTGGGGGGTTACCACCTCCTGCACCATCAAACTCACATGGTAATGTTCATGGTAATGAACATTATCACGAACCAGTAGTCCCCAGAGTATCAACTAGTCAGTCAACAATGGCAATGTCATCCTTAATTCCATCTGCTTCTATGGAACCCATAAGTGAGTGGACTACCGATAGCAGTAAAATGACAGTTTCGAACAGGAGTGTTTCAGAGCCAGATTTTGGCAGAACTCCAAGACAG CAGAATCATAGCAGTTCTTCAAAGGAATCAATTTCAGCTGATGGTCAAGGAAAAACATCAGATTCAAGAGCATCTCGTTTTGCtcgttttggttttggttcaCAATTATTGCAAAAGACTGTTGGATTAGTCTTGGGGCCTCGTGCGGATCGGCAG GCCAAATTGGGTGAgaagaataaattttattatgatgAAAAGCTGAAGAGATGGGTTGAGGAAGGCGTTGAATCTCCTGCAGAAGAGGCAGCCCTACCACCACCTCCTACAACTACGACATTCCAGAACGGTGGAACTGATTACAACTTGAGATCTGTACTAAAGAAAGAAGCACCATCCAGTGATGGAAATGTGGAGTTTCCAACCCCCAATCCGACTCCTGTAGAAAATAGTTCCGGAATCCCCCCGATCCCACCAAGTTCAAACCAATTCTCAGCTCGTGGACGGATGGGTGTTCGTTCAAG GTACGTTGACACCTTCAACCAAGGCAATGGGAGCTCAGCTAACTTGTTTCAGTCGCCTCCCGTCCCATCAATTAAGCCAAAGGTTGCTGCCAATGCGAAGTTCTTTGTTCCAAGTCCCGCAATGTCAACTGAACCTACAGAGGATACGATACAAGAACCCTCTCAGGAGGACACCACGACCAGTGAACATCCTTCAACATCCACCACAAACGATTCATTTTCTACTCCCTCATCAACTACTATGCCTATGCAAAGGTTTCCTAGCATGGGAAACATGTCAAACAATGGTGCAAATAGAAGTGGCAACGGTCCATTAGTAGCCAACTCCCGACGAACCGCATCATGGAGTGGTGCAAACTTCAGTGATGCCCTTAGCCCCCCTCGTAAACCAACGGGACTTAAACCTTTAGGTGAAGCATTGGGCATACCCCCATCATCTTTTATGCCGAGTGAACCACCACCCTCGGTGCACACGCTGATgaatggtggtggtggtggcatGGGAGATGACCTCCATGAGGTGGAACTTTAA
- the LOC111800971 gene encoding asparagine--tRNA ligase, chloroplastic/mitochondrial: MAAAMSPAVSLRFNPYSALRLITRFPKKLPLHILFPPIPRRHSSDYFRRSFRTAVSAALSSGEATGKTKPEVSDVWKASLGEKVGEFRKKLRISEVKGGLDEGLDRVGQTLIVKGWVRTLRVQSSVTFMEVNDGSCISNMQCVMDSTTEGYDQVESGLIATGASVWVQGVVVASQGSKQKVELKLQKVVMVGKSDPSYPVQKKRVSREFLRTKAHLRPRTNTFGAVARVRNVLAYATHKFFQENGFVWVSSPIITASDCEGAGEQFCVTTLIPSSGEAANSYVGSIPKTKEGFIDWSQDFFGKPAFLTVSGQLNAETYATALSDVYTFGPTFRAENSNTSRHLAEFWMIEPELAFADLDDDMACATAYLQYVVRHILENCKEDLDFFNTWIEKGIIDRLTDLVEKDFVQLTYTDAVELLLRANKKFEFPVKWGSDLQSEHERYITEEAFGGCPVIIRDYPKEIKAFYMRQNDDGKTVAAMDMLVPRIGELIGGSQREERLDYLEARLDELKLNKDSYWWYLDLRRYGSVPHAGFGLGFERLVQFVTGIDNIRDAIPFPRSPGSAEF, translated from the exons ATGGCTGCCGCTATGTCGCCGGCCGTTTCTCTCCGCTTCAATCCCTATTCAGCTCTCCGTCTCATCACCAGATTCCCTAAAAAACTACCACTGCACATTCTTTTCCCGCCAATTCCCCGCCGCCACTCTTCTGATTATTTCCGGCGAAGTTTTCGCACTGCCGTCTCTGCAGCTCTCTCATCCGGGGAAGCTACGGGGAAGACGAAACCTGAAGTTTCTGATGTTTGGAAGGCCTCGCTAGGGGAGAAGGTTGGGGAATTCAGAAAGAAGCTGAGGATATCTGAAGTCAAGGGCGGACTCGATGAAGGGCTGGATAGAGTCGGACAGACGCTCATCGTTAAGGGATGGGTTCGAACTCTTCGGGTTCAGAGCAGCGTTACGTTCATGGAG GTAAATGATGGCTCATGCATTTCAAATATGCAATGTGTCATGGATTCAACTACAGAAGGTTATGATCAG GTTGAATCAGGCTTGATCGCAACTGGTGCATCAGTCTGGGTGCAAGGAGTCGTGGTTGCCAGCCAAGGATCAAAACAAAAAGTGGAACTGAAACTCCAAAAAGTTGTTATG GTTGGCAAGAGTGATCCTTCCTATCCcgtccaaaagaaaagagttagCAGAGAATTTTTGAGAACCAAAGCTCATCTTCGTCCAAGAACAAACACCTTTGGGGCG GTTGCAAGGGTGAGGAATGTTTTGGCATACGCTACGCACAAGTTCTTCCAAGAAAATGGATTTGTTTGGGTTTCAAGTCCTATTATTACAGCATCAGATTGTGAAGGAGCTGGTGAACAGTTCTGCGTGACTACTTTG ATCCCAAGCTCTGGGGAAGCTGCTAATTCTTATGTGGGCTCCATTCCAAAGACAAAAGAGGGATTTATTGATTGGTCACAG GATTTTTTCGGGAAACCAGCATTCTTGACTGTCTCAGGGCAACTCAACGCTGAAACTTATGCTACTGCTCTCTCTGAT GTTTATACTTTTGGACCGACATTTAGAGCAGAAAATTCCAATACATCCAGACATTTAGCTGAATTTTGG ATGATTGAACCAGAACTTGCATTTGCTGATTTGGATGACGACATGGCTTGTGCAACTGCATATCTCCAGTATGTA GTGAGACATATTCTTGAAAATTGCAAGGAAGACTTGGATTTCTTCAATACATGGATTGAGAAAGGAATTATTGATCGACTGACG GACTTGGTTGAAAAAGATTTTGTGCAGTTGACGTATACAGATGCAGTTGAGCTTCTTCTTCGAGCAAATAAGAAGTTCGAATTTCCG gTCAAGTGGGGTAGTGATTTACAAAGCGAACATGAGCGTTATATAACTGAGGAGGCATTTGGTGGATGCCCTGTAATAATCAGAGACTATCCAAAG GAGATAAAAGCATTCTACATGCGGCAAAATGATGATGGAAAGACTGTTGCGGCCATGGATATGTTGGTTCCTCGG ATAGGGGAGCTTATAGGTGGAAGTCAAAGAGAAGAACGGCTTGATTATCTGGAAGCTCGTCTGGATGAGTTGAAACTCAATAAAGACAGCTACTGGTGGTACCTTGACTTGCGTCGTTATGGTTCAG TTCCCCATGCAGGGTTTGGTTTGGGCTTTGAAAGGCTTGTGCAGTTTGTTACTGGAATTGATAACATAAGAGATGCCATCCCATTTCCTCGTTCGCCTGGTTCTGCAgaattttaa
- the LOC111799796 gene encoding peroxisome biogenesis protein 19-2-like — MADHSDDLHELLDSALDDFRKIDPNHSVSRNGDGAESRGALPSGVQGLGLGLPDLRSMKKGKQKVSKESHVYEALDKLREQTREAVKGLESVTGPKAGGDDFGQDALMEDWVKQFEEMAGSQNMELMVETMMQQLLSKEILLEPVKEIGERYPKWLEEHKASLSKEEYERYSQQHELIKDLNIVYENEPDNFDKIVELMQKMQECGQPPNDIVQELGPDFDLTNLAQLSPEMLESQTNCCIM; from the exons atggCCGACCATTCCGATGATTTACACGAACTGCTTGACA GTGCTTTGGACGATTTTCGGAAAATCGACCCTAACCATTCCGTTTCGAG AAATGGAGATGGGGCGGAGAGTAGAGGGGCTCTTCCTTCTGGAGTTCAAGGTTTAGGGTTGGGTTTGCCTGACTTGAGGAGCATGAAAAAAGGGAAGCAGAAGGTTTCGAAGGAATCGCATGTGTATGAGGCTCTTGATAAGCTTAGAGAACAGACCAGAGAGGCCGTCAAGGGGCTTGAATCGGTCACTGGCCCTAAAGCTGGTGGTGATGATTTTGGTCAAGATGCTTTGATGGAAGATTGGGTGAAGCAGTTCGAGGAGATGGCTGGCTCTCAG AACATGGAGTTGATGGTCGAGACGATGATGCAACAGCTTCTATCCAAAGAGATTCTCCTTGAACCAGTGAAGGAAATAGGAGAAAGATATCCCAAATGGTTGGAGGAGCATAAAGCAAGTTTGAGCAAAGAAGAATACGAACGCTATTCGCAGCAACACGAACTGATAAAAGATCTCAACATCGTGTATGAAAACGAACCCGATAACTTCGACAAAATTGTCGAGCTGATGCAGAAAATGCAAGAATGTGGTCAGCCACCAAATGATATTGTGCAAGAGCTGGGACCTGATTTCGATTTAACTAATCTCGCACAATT ATCTCCTGAGATGTTGGAGTCTCAGACAAATTGTTGTATAATGTGA
- the LOC111799603 gene encoding putative glucuronosyltransferase PGSIP8, whose product MRDLETMRIGGVLRILAVVLVVLAAEVVEESVAEYTKAKTTTKHRNAYASMMYMGTPRDYEFYVATRVLIRSLAKLNVDADLVVIASRDVPVRWVRALEQEDGARVVSVDNVNNPYRNQSNFDKRFKLTLNKLYAWSLVDYDRVVMLDSDNLFLQKTDELFQCGQFCAVFINPCIFHTGLFVLEPSKRVFDDMINEVRVGRKNPDGADQGFIGSYFPDLLNQPMFYPPSNGSVLDGNYRLPLGYQMDASYYYLKLRWSIPCGPNSVITFPGASWLKPWYWWSWPVLPLGLQWHEQRRRTLGYGAEMPLVLIEILLCLGILTMIRLARPNLIKLSHRRLEKPAASFQPALKLAAFWSIIVAYSVPFLIIPTTIHPFLGWLLYLLGSSTLSFLAATVFLLPILSVLVPSAGIFGVLLVMAYPWYSDGVVRGLCIFLYAFCVAPVLWTAVVRIAAAIQSSIDRDAFFVVKSGETSPSSRFNKWC is encoded by the exons ATGAGAGATTTGGAAACGATGAGAATCGGTGGAGTTTTGAGGATTTTAGCGGTGGTGTTGGTGGTGCTTGCGGCAGAGGTAGTTGAAGAATCGGTAGCGGAGTATACAAAGGCGAAAACGACGACGAAACATAGAAACGCTTATGCATCGATGATGTACATGGGAACGCCGAGAGATTACGAGTTCTATGTAGCGACGAGAGTGTTGATTAGATCCCTTGCGAAGCTTAACGTCGATGCCGATCTCGTCGTCATTGCTTCTCGTGATGTGCCCGTCCGTTGGGTTCGTGCTCT GGAGCAAGAAGATGGAGCTAGAGTGGTGAGCGTAGATAATGTAAACAACCCATACAGAAACCAATCGAACTTTGATAAGAGATTCAAGCTAACACTGAACAAACTATATGCATGGAGTTTGGTAGACTACGACCGGGTGGTGATGTTGGATTCCGACAACCTTTTTCTCCAAAAAACTGATGAGCTCTTTCAATGTGGTCAGTTTTGTGCTGTCTTCATCAACCCTTGCATCTTCCACACTGGCCTTTTCGTTCTCGAG CCTTCAAAAAGGGTATTTGATGACATGATTAATGAGGTGAGAGTGGGGAGAAAGAACCCAGATGGTGCAGATCAAGGGTTCATTGGCAGCTACTTTCCTGATCTGTTGAACCAGCCAATGTTCTATCCACCATCCAATGGCTCCGTTCTTGATGGCAACTACAGGCTCCCCTTGGGCTACCAAATGGATGCTTCTTACTACT ATTTAAAATTGCGATGGAGCATCCCTTGCGGTCCAAACAGTGTAATAACGTTTCCAGGAGCATCATGGTTGAAACCATGGTATTGGTGGTCATGGCCCGTACTACCTCTTGGCCTCCAATGGCACGAGCAACGTCGTCGCACTCTTGG GTACGGCGCGGAGATGCCGTTGGTTCTAATCGAAATCTTGCTCTGCCTAGGGATTCTCACCATGATCCGTCTCGCCCGCCCTAATCTCATCAAGCTCTCCCACCGCCGATTGGAAAAGCCCGCCGCCTCCTTCCAACCCGCCCTCAAACTCGCCGCCTTCTGGTCTATCATCGTCGCTTATTCCGTTCCATTCCTCATCATTCCGACCACCATCCACCCGTTCCTCGGCTGGCTCCTCTACTTGCTCGGCTCCTCCACCCTCTCCTTCCTCGCCGCCACTGTCTTCCTCCTCCCGATCCTCTCCGTCCTCGTTCCTTCGGCTGGAATCTTCGGCGTACTTCTAGTCATGGCCTATCCGTGGTACTCTGACGGCGTCGTCAGGGGACTCTGCATTTTTTTATACGCGTTCTGTGTCGCGCCGGTCTTGTGGACGGCGGTGGTGAGGATTGCGGCGGCGATTCAGTCGTCGATCGATAGAGATGCATTCTTCGTAGTGAAATCGGGTGAGACTTCGCCGTCTTCTAGGTTTAATAAATGGTGTTGA